In the Lascolabacillus massiliensis genome, one interval contains:
- the recG gene encoding ATP-dependent DNA helicase RecG translates to MSILQTEIQFIPGVGPKRAALLNKEIDVFTVGDLLRWYPYRYIDRTRFYYIHEIDNTLAYIQIKGKITAFETFGEGRKRRLVAHFTDGTGFIDLVWFQGIRFIEGKYKLNQEYIVFGKPNLFNGKWNIAHPEIDPFLNESDLPQGLMAMYNTTEKMKNHYLNSKAMQKIIENAFSLIKDRLPESLSSDVITDAKLISFHDAVENIHFPKSPANLKDAQYRLKFEELFYIQLNIVRYAYDRKGKLNGFVFHKVGEYLNNFYKNNLPFPLTGAQKRVIKEIRKDTASGKQMNRLLQGDVGSGKTLVAIMCMLIALDNGFQACLMAPTEILASQHYETFTKMLSGMNLRVELLTGSTKKKDREELHAGLQSGEINILIGTHALIEDVVQFKNLGFVVIDEQHRFGVAQRAKLWSKNNRPPHILVMTATPIPRTLAMTVYGDLDVSVIDELPPGRKPVQTLHRFDKKRGELYNFIRKEINSGRQVYIVYPLIEESETLDLKNLEEGYEHIKEAFPEFSVCKMHGRMKPAEKDEVMQKFVSGKADIMVSTTVIEVGVNVPNASVMVIESAQRFGLSQLHQLRGRVGRGADQSYCILITPYELSSDTRKRIEIMTESNDGFVIAEADLKLRGPGDLEGTQQSGIPFDLKIADIVKDNDILFRAREIAEKLIDNDPSLELPEHEVLKHQLKLLGGNRYDWSRIS, encoded by the coding sequence ATGAGTATCCTTCAAACAGAAATTCAGTTTATACCGGGTGTTGGTCCTAAAAGAGCAGCACTATTAAACAAGGAGATAGATGTTTTCACTGTTGGGGATCTCTTAAGATGGTATCCGTATAGGTATATTGACAGAACCCGTTTCTATTATATTCATGAAATTGACAACACCCTTGCATATATTCAGATAAAAGGGAAAATAACTGCATTCGAGACTTTTGGTGAGGGGCGAAAAAGGCGACTGGTAGCGCATTTCACAGATGGTACCGGTTTTATTGATCTTGTCTGGTTTCAGGGTATTCGTTTTATCGAAGGAAAATATAAGCTTAATCAGGAGTATATAGTTTTTGGCAAACCTAATCTTTTTAATGGTAAGTGGAATATAGCTCATCCAGAAATAGATCCTTTTTTAAATGAGTCAGATTTGCCTCAGGGACTGATGGCAATGTACAATACAACTGAGAAAATGAAAAATCATTATCTCAACTCAAAGGCTATGCAGAAGATTATTGAGAATGCATTCAGCTTAATCAAAGATAGACTGCCTGAATCTCTTTCTTCTGATGTTATAACTGATGCAAAGCTAATATCTTTTCATGATGCTGTTGAGAATATCCACTTTCCTAAATCACCTGCTAATCTGAAGGATGCTCAATATAGATTAAAATTTGAAGAACTGTTTTATATCCAGTTGAATATCGTCCGTTATGCATATGATAGAAAGGGAAAATTAAATGGTTTTGTTTTCCATAAGGTGGGTGAGTACCTGAACAATTTTTACAAAAATAATCTGCCATTCCCTTTAACCGGTGCACAGAAAAGGGTTATTAAAGAGATTCGCAAAGATACCGCATCAGGAAAGCAGATGAATCGTCTTCTACAGGGTGATGTTGGAAGTGGAAAAACATTGGTAGCTATAATGTGTATGCTGATAGCTTTGGATAATGGCTTCCAGGCATGCTTGATGGCTCCAACAGAGATTCTTGCTTCCCAGCATTACGAAACATTCACCAAAATGCTGTCAGGAATGAATCTAAGAGTAGAGTTACTGACAGGTTCAACTAAAAAGAAGGATAGGGAGGAGTTGCATGCAGGACTGCAATCTGGTGAGATAAATATTTTAATTGGTACTCATGCGCTTATAGAGGATGTGGTACAGTTTAAAAATCTTGGGTTTGTTGTTATTGACGAGCAGCACCGTTTTGGGGTAGCACAGAGAGCAAAGCTATGGTCTAAAAACAACCGCCCGCCACATATACTGGTGATGACTGCTACACCTATACCTCGTACTCTGGCTATGACTGTATATGGCGATCTTGATGTATCTGTAATTGATGAATTACCACCTGGAAGAAAACCAGTGCAAACATTGCATCGATTTGACAAAAAGCGGGGTGAGCTATATAATTTTATAAGGAAAGAGATCAATTCTGGTCGCCAAGTCTACATTGTTTACCCATTGATTGAAGAGAGTGAAACGCTCGACCTAAAAAATCTGGAAGAGGGATATGAGCATATAAAAGAGGCTTTCCCTGAGTTTTCAGTTTGCAAAATGCATGGCAGGATGAAGCCAGCTGAGAAGGATGAAGTTATGCAGAAGTTCGTTTCAGGTAAAGCAGATATAATGGTATCTACAACAGTAATTGAGGTTGGGGTTAATGTGCCAAATGCCAGTGTTATGGTAATAGAGAGTGCACAAAGGTTTGGTCTGTCTCAGTTGCATCAGTTAAGAGGAAGAGTAGGTAGGGGTGCGGATCAGTCATATTGCATTTTAATAACCCCTTATGAATTGTCATCAGATACCCGTAAAAGGATTGAGATAATGACAGAGAGTAACGATGGATTTGTTATTGCTGAAGCTGACCTGAAACTCAGGGGCCCGGGAGATCTGGAAGGAACCCAGCAGAGCGGGATTCCATTCGATCTCAAAATTGCTGATATCGTTAAAGACAACGATATATTGTTCAGGGCACGTGAAATTGCAGAAAAATTAATCGATAATGACCCCTCTCTTGAGCTGCCTGAGCATGAGGTGCTTAAACATCAGCTTAAACTGCTCGGAGGTAATCGTTACGACTGGAGCAGAATAAGCTGA
- a CDS encoding glycoside hydrolase family 76 protein translates to MKKNYQYLLMLFILFAWGCEKGDIPGDGDKDDDDDKVEINWNDAANSSSDALISSFWNSSGQYFNTNNGGNTTFQYWPNAHALDVVIDAYVRTNNQSYKTIIEQWFTGVKARNGNTWNNDFYDDMEWNALALLRAFKATNDPKYKDAALELWGYIKEGWNDNAGGGITWKKGMEWSKNACSNGPAAILAARLYQEFGNPEDKEWALRIYDWLKSTLVNTNSGAVWDSIDSREGKINKDWIFTYNQGTYLGAAVELHKILNEKSYLNDAAMAADYTMSSLVNNSILKSEGDGDGGLFKGIFVRYFTQLIIQERLDEPVRRRYLQFIKLNAETLWNEGTNKQNFLFSPNWRVKPGNTTGLTEQLSGCMLIESAAYLQKENYID, encoded by the coding sequence ATGAAAAAAAACTATCAATATCTGCTAATGCTATTCATACTTTTTGCCTGGGGATGCGAAAAAGGTGATATACCAGGTGATGGGGATAAAGATGATGATGATGATAAAGTAGAGATAAACTGGAATGATGCTGCAAACTCAAGCAGTGATGCTTTAATTTCATCTTTTTGGAATAGCAGCGGACAATATTTTAATACTAATAATGGTGGTAATACTACCTTTCAGTATTGGCCAAATGCACATGCTCTGGATGTGGTAATAGATGCATATGTGAGGACTAATAACCAATCATATAAAACTATAATTGAACAGTGGTTCACAGGTGTAAAAGCCAGAAACGGCAACACCTGGAATAATGATTTCTATGATGACATGGAGTGGAATGCTTTAGCCTTACTTAGGGCTTTTAAAGCAACAAACGACCCAAAGTATAAAGATGCAGCTCTTGAACTATGGGGATATATAAAAGAGGGCTGGAATGATAATGCCGGCGGAGGTATCACATGGAAAAAGGGTATGGAATGGAGTAAGAATGCCTGTTCAAATGGCCCTGCTGCCATACTTGCAGCACGTCTTTACCAGGAGTTTGGTAACCCTGAAGATAAAGAGTGGGCACTGCGAATATATGACTGGCTAAAATCAACATTGGTGAATACAAATTCAGGTGCTGTCTGGGATAGTATTGACTCAAGAGAGGGTAAAATTAATAAAGATTGGATTTTTACATATAACCAGGGTACATATTTAGGAGCTGCAGTTGAATTACATAAAATATTAAATGAAAAAAGTTATCTGAATGATGCTGCTATGGCTGCCGACTATACAATGAGCAGCTTGGTAAACAACTCTATATTAAAGAGTGAAGGTGACGGGGATGGAGGACTCTTCAAAGGTATATTTGTAAGATATTTCACTCAGCTTATAATTCAGGAAAGACTTGATGAACCTGTTCGCAGAAGATATTTACAGTTTATCAAACTAAATGCCGAGACATTATGGAATGAAGGCACTAATAAACAAAACTTTCTTTTTAGTCCCAACTGGCGTGTAAAACCCGGTAATACAACAGGGCTGACAGAACAGCTCAGCGGATGCATGTTAATTGAGTCTGCTGCATACTTACAAAAAGAGAATTATATTGATTAA
- a CDS encoding GH92 family glycosyl hydrolase, with the protein MRLLSTIITLSIILSGCTSISEKGLTSYVNPFLGTATLWEPEDLGYVRTWEERTWGAEVFPGSSLPNAMVQLSPVTQFRSGAGYQYEDTVIFGFAHTNKGHWNLLHLPVLPVTGDVNPTDFASEYSHENESAHPGYYQVFLERYGINAELTSTLRSGYHKYSYNDGSDKKLIVDITRTNNRVRYWAIEKSGDYSFTGFQDAEGKIYFFAVSNYPIDEIEQVKNDQHEVSVVKFGNNGKNSPLELKIGFSFVSVENAKMNLEEEMIDKSFDQVRKEADNTWNKLLSNIEVSGGTEREKGIFYSTLYRSFLWPALRSDVNGDFTDERGEVVNEGFRYYTNPSFWDDYRNKLVLLGMVSPDVTTDVIKSIIDKGEKRGGYMPTFFHGDHASVFVSGSWLRGIKDFDLERAYALLLKNATVPGRGGRPYLDEYIEKGWIAEKDTTNVPFWDEYKAAVTKTVEYAYDDYATALVAKEIGDTENYELLMGRSMNYKNLFDPSTGFWRGKVDNGTKEGKWIEDFDPYYAYFAYMYREANAWNSLFFAPHDVKGMIDLYPSYEAIDKKLDSLFTEPWNGIELHNMTGFIGNYCHGNQPGHSIPYTYYFIDRQEKAQCVLDSIMNRFYDMGAEGLAYAGMDDAGEMSAWYVLNAIGLYTYSPADPEYIVTVPLFDEVKFRLGTGNKFTIRKDGNGKKINQITYGGEVVDGWFISHELLEQGKELVIKTE; encoded by the coding sequence ATGAGACTTTTATCTACGATTATCACCCTTTCAATTATCTTATCAGGCTGTACATCTATATCGGAGAAAGGCTTAACAAGCTATGTTAACCCATTCCTTGGAACAGCTACTTTGTGGGAACCTGAAGACCTTGGCTATGTACGCACTTGGGAAGAGCGCACATGGGGAGCAGAGGTTTTCCCTGGATCATCACTTCCGAATGCAATGGTTCAGCTAAGTCCTGTGACACAATTCAGAAGTGGAGCCGGCTATCAGTATGAAGATACTGTAATTTTTGGTTTTGCTCACACCAATAAGGGTCACTGGAACCTACTCCATCTGCCTGTGCTTCCTGTAACAGGAGATGTAAATCCAACCGATTTCGCATCGGAATATAGTCATGAGAATGAATCTGCACATCCGGGATACTATCAGGTATTTTTAGAGAGGTATGGTATAAATGCTGAACTTACTTCCACTTTAAGATCAGGATATCATAAATATAGTTACAATGATGGATCTGATAAAAAACTTATTGTTGATATAACACGCACTAATAACAGAGTGAGGTACTGGGCAATAGAAAAGAGTGGTGATTATTCCTTCACAGGTTTTCAGGACGCAGAGGGTAAAATATATTTTTTTGCTGTTTCTAACTACCCTATTGACGAAATAGAGCAAGTAAAGAATGACCAGCATGAAGTATCTGTTGTTAAATTCGGGAATAATGGAAAAAATAGCCCATTGGAGTTAAAGATTGGGTTCTCATTTGTGAGTGTTGAGAATGCAAAGATGAACCTGGAGGAGGAAATGATTGATAAAAGTTTTGATCAGGTTCGTAAAGAGGCAGATAACACATGGAATAAACTATTGTCGAATATTGAAGTGAGTGGTGGCACTGAACGTGAGAAAGGAATTTTTTATTCAACTCTGTATCGTTCGTTTTTATGGCCTGCATTGAGAAGTGATGTGAATGGCGACTTTACAGACGAGAGAGGTGAAGTTGTAAATGAGGGTTTCAGATATTATACTAATCCATCGTTCTGGGATGATTACAGGAACAAACTTGTGTTGCTGGGAATGGTATCACCTGATGTGACAACAGATGTTATTAAATCAATCATTGATAAAGGTGAAAAGAGAGGCGGATATATGCCTACATTCTTTCATGGTGACCACGCTTCGGTATTTGTTTCAGGTAGTTGGCTCAGAGGAATAAAAGATTTTGATCTTGAGAGAGCTTATGCATTGTTATTAAAAAATGCCACAGTTCCGGGTCGTGGTGGAAGACCATATCTTGACGAGTATATAGAGAAAGGGTGGATTGCTGAAAAAGATACAACTAATGTTCCATTTTGGGATGAGTATAAAGCTGCAGTTACCAAAACGGTTGAGTATGCTTACGACGATTACGCTACTGCTCTTGTAGCAAAAGAGATTGGAGATACAGAAAATTATGAGCTGCTGATGGGTCGCTCAATGAACTATAAAAATCTGTTTGACCCTTCAACCGGTTTCTGGCGTGGTAAGGTGGATAATGGCACCAAAGAGGGTAAGTGGATTGAAGACTTCGATCCTTATTATGCCTATTTTGCCTATATGTATCGTGAAGCAAATGCATGGAATTCTCTCTTCTTTGCACCTCATGATGTTAAAGGAATGATTGATCTTTATCCAAGTTATGAAGCTATCGACAAGAAGCTTGATTCACTGTTTACAGAACCGTGGAATGGAATTGAACTTCATAATATGACAGGATTCATAGGCAATTATTGCCATGGCAACCAACCGGGACACAGTATTCCTTATACCTATTACTTTATAGATCGCCAGGAGAAGGCACAATGTGTACTTGATAGTATCATGAACAGGTTTTATGATATGGGAGCTGAGGGACTTGCATATGCAGGTATGGATGATGCTGGTGAGATGTCTGCCTGGTATGTATTGAATGCAATAGGATTATATACATACTCTCCGGCTGATCCGGAGTATATTGTAACTGTTCCGCTGTTTGATGAAGTTAAGTTCAGACTAGGTACAGGCAACAAGTTCACTATCAGAAAAGATGGTAATGGTAAAAAAATTAACCAGATTACCTATGGAGGTGAAGTAGTTGACGGCTGGTTTATCTCACATGAATTACTTGAGCAGGGTAAAGAACTGGTTATTAAAACTGAATAA
- a CDS encoding SusE domain-containing protein, giving the protein MKQITYYLSIIISLTLFMAGCSDNMGETDKSLVEVKELIEPMDSKALVLQPAASATEYFEWEHADLTGAGPAIYQIAFDKEDGDFSNPLYIAYSNNNGFSNFVNISHKQLNKIAGMTGMGPSATGTIKWTVFSIKGTNMIKAAKENKIVITRLAGFPEEEIPIDLYVTGEASEGGTDLNKAHKMKAVSTGEFEVYTYLKANAAYNFASSNSGSPALFSLSDGIVIKEGSSTVSADGVYRITVDFNTGAGTIAQVTRIGFYFSPENKILFDLPYRGYGVFQTTETVTFKQEGWGRDERYKFRMFVKEEGSENEVEMEWGTLNQTDSRPDANSPESYYYLKLVNPTQWDNKWKLMGNYDGNPAVYTIYLQADQPYTHSVTAP; this is encoded by the coding sequence GATAACATGGGTGAAACTGATAAGAGTCTGGTTGAAGTAAAAGAACTTATTGAACCAATGGACAGCAAGGCTCTGGTTTTACAGCCTGCAGCCTCAGCTACTGAATATTTTGAATGGGAACATGCAGATTTAACAGGTGCAGGTCCTGCAATCTACCAGATTGCTTTTGACAAAGAGGATGGCGATTTTTCAAATCCACTTTATATTGCATATTCAAACAATAACGGTTTCAGCAATTTTGTAAACATTTCACACAAGCAGCTGAATAAAATAGCCGGAATGACAGGAATGGGACCTTCTGCTACCGGAACAATAAAATGGACCGTATTCTCTATTAAAGGCACCAACATGATAAAGGCTGCCAAGGAGAACAAAATAGTAATAACAAGATTGGCCGGTTTTCCAGAAGAGGAGATACCTATCGATCTATATGTAACAGGTGAAGCTTCCGAAGGTGGCACAGATCTTAACAAGGCTCATAAAATGAAAGCTGTATCTACAGGAGAGTTTGAAGTTTATACCTATCTTAAGGCAAATGCTGCTTACAATTTTGCGAGCTCTAACTCCGGTTCTCCGGCACTGTTCTCTTTAAGTGATGGTATCGTTATAAAAGAGGGCTCATCAACAGTATCTGCTGATGGAGTTTACAGGATTACGGTTGATTTCAATACCGGAGCAGGAACTATCGCACAGGTAACAAGAATTGGTTTTTACTTTAGCCCTGAAAACAAAATATTGTTTGATCTTCCTTACCGTGGATACGGTGTATTCCAGACTACTGAAACAGTGACCTTTAAACAGGAAGGATGGGGACGTGATGAACGTTACAAATTCAGAATGTTTGTAAAAGAGGAGGGAAGTGAAAATGAGGTTGAGATGGAATGGGGTACTCTGAATCAGACCGACTCCAGACCGGATGCGAACAGTCCCGAATCATATTATTACTTAAAACTGGTGAATCCTACACAATGGGATAATAAATGGAAATTGATGGGTAATTATGATGGGAACCCTGCTGTATATACAATATATCTTCAGGCAGACCAGCCATATACTCATTCAGTTACAGCACCTTGA